One window of Microbacterium sediminis genomic DNA carries:
- a CDS encoding ABC transporter ATP-binding protein yields MTDSGTPLLKVSGLVQEYVTRGAGGQKAGVVHAVSDVSFELREGETLGIVGETGSGKSTLARAIIQVERAKAGSVQFQGRELTTMSPRELVSVHRDMQMVYQDPFGSLNPRWRIEDVVAEPLRGHTDMTKAERVARVAELLDLVGLDAARYRDRRPMELSGGQAQRVAIARAIALNPKLIICDEAISSLDVLIQAQVLNLFEKLRDELGVAYLFIAHDLATVKQVSDRVAVMHLGQLAEFSPADALYAHPRHPYTRALLDSVPVLDVVTGAVRRPRPLQGEPPSPLHPPSGCRFRTRCPIAQDVCASVEPALRDTGDGQLASCHFPLGVEAPRPAAVGAAA; encoded by the coding sequence ATGACCGATTCGGGTACCCCGCTGCTGAAGGTGTCGGGTCTGGTGCAGGAGTACGTCACGCGCGGCGCCGGCGGCCAGAAGGCCGGGGTCGTGCACGCGGTCTCCGACGTCTCGTTCGAGCTGCGCGAGGGAGAGACGCTCGGGATCGTCGGCGAGACGGGGTCGGGCAAGTCCACGCTCGCCCGCGCGATCATCCAGGTGGAGCGCGCCAAGGCGGGATCGGTCCAGTTCCAGGGCCGCGAGCTGACGACGATGTCCCCCCGCGAGCTGGTGAGCGTGCACCGCGACATGCAGATGGTCTACCAGGACCCGTTCGGCTCGCTGAACCCGCGCTGGCGCATCGAGGACGTCGTCGCCGAGCCGCTGCGCGGCCACACCGACATGACGAAGGCCGAGCGCGTCGCCCGCGTCGCGGAGCTGCTGGACCTCGTGGGCCTCGACGCGGCCCGCTACCGCGACCGGCGCCCGATGGAGCTCTCGGGCGGGCAGGCGCAGCGCGTCGCGATCGCCCGGGCGATCGCCCTGAACCCGAAGCTGATCATCTGCGACGAGGCGATCTCGTCGCTCGACGTGCTCATCCAGGCGCAGGTGCTCAACCTCTTCGAGAAGCTGCGCGACGAGCTCGGGGTGGCCTACCTGTTCATCGCCCACGACCTCGCCACGGTCAAGCAGGTGAGCGACCGCGTGGCCGTGATGCACCTCGGGCAGCTGGCCGAGTTCTCGCCCGCCGACGCGCTGTACGCGCACCCGCGGCATCCCTACACACGGGCGCTGCTCGACTCGGTGCCGGTGCTCGACGTCGTCACCGGGGCGGTGCGCCGGCCGCGGCCGCTGCAGGGCGAGCCGCCCTCGCCGCTGCACCCGCCGTCGGGGTGCCGGTTCCGCACCCGCTGCCCGATCGCGCAGGACGTGTGTGCCTCGGTCGAGCCGGCGCTGCGCGACACCGGCGACGGTCAGCTGGCCTCGTGCCACTTCCCGCTCGGGGTGGAGGCGCCGCGGCCCGCGGCAGTCGGCGCGGCGGCGTGA
- a CDS encoding VOC family protein — MRTLHVGLRVSDLERSLRFYGALGYDEVGRVPETEFGTLSMLQLPGDEFVAIELVHDPAGAPVAPSGINHLVVQVESVAEAAQRLAAHGVEAEEPRCLDPEADFWTLWLTDPDGYRLELVQWPSGHAPGMTAADFADE, encoded by the coding sequence ATGCGCACACTGCACGTGGGGCTGCGGGTGAGCGACCTCGAGCGATCGCTGCGGTTCTATGGGGCGCTCGGCTACGACGAGGTCGGCCGCGTGCCCGAGACCGAGTTCGGCACCCTGTCGATGCTGCAGCTGCCCGGCGACGAGTTCGTGGCGATCGAGCTCGTGCACGACCCCGCCGGCGCCCCGGTGGCGCCGAGCGGCATCAACCACCTCGTGGTGCAGGTGGAGTCGGTGGCCGAGGCGGCGCAGCGGCTGGCGGCGCACGGCGTGGAGGCCGAGGAGCCGCGGTGCCTCGACCCGGAGGCGGACTTCTGGACCCTGTGGCTGACCGATCCCGACGGCTATCGCCTCGAACTCGTGCAGTGGCCGAGCGGCCACGCCCCCGGGATGACCGCGGCGGACTTCGCCGACGAGTGA
- a CDS encoding SDR family oxidoreductase, producing the protein MPRTTPDLTLPSLAGRRAVVTGGSDGIGLRIATRLARAGAELVLPVRNPAKGEAAADGIRAQVPGAAIELLPLDLSSLESVAALADTMRRDGRPVHLLIANAGVMTPPSRQTTANGFELQLGTNHLGHFALVARLLPLLRAGGARVTSQVSVAAARGAIDWDDPNGTRSYDGSRAYRQSKIAVGLFALELQRRSAARGWGLTSTLSHPGVAPTSLLAARPELARASDTASVRVIRWLSARGLLLGTPDSAALPALYAAASPDARPGALYSPRGPGRLGGAPAEQELYRPLRSEADAARLWSLSEELTGVRFPA; encoded by the coding sequence ATGCCCCGCACCACCCCCGACCTCACCCTCCCCTCGCTCGCCGGCCGCCGCGCCGTCGTGACCGGCGGCAGCGACGGCATCGGCCTGCGCATCGCGACCCGCCTGGCCCGCGCCGGCGCCGAGCTCGTGCTGCCCGTGCGCAACCCGGCCAAGGGCGAGGCCGCCGCCGACGGCATCCGCGCCCAGGTGCCCGGCGCGGCGATCGAGCTGCTGCCGCTGGACCTGTCGTCGCTGGAGTCGGTCGCCGCGCTCGCCGACACGATGCGCCGCGACGGCCGCCCGGTGCACCTGCTCATCGCCAACGCCGGCGTCATGACGCCCCCGAGCCGGCAGACCACCGCCAACGGCTTCGAGCTGCAGCTCGGCACCAACCACCTGGGGCACTTCGCCCTCGTCGCCCGCCTGCTGCCGCTGCTGCGCGCCGGCGGGGCCCGCGTCACGTCGCAGGTGAGCGTGGCCGCCGCCCGCGGCGCGATCGACTGGGACGACCCGAACGGCACGCGCTCCTACGACGGCAGCCGCGCCTACCGCCAGTCGAAGATCGCCGTGGGGCTCTTCGCCCTCGAGCTGCAGCGCCGCAGCGCGGCCCGAGGATGGGGCCTCACGAGCACGCTGTCGCATCCGGGCGTGGCGCCCACGAGCCTGCTGGCCGCCCGTCCGGAGCTCGCGCGAGCGTCCGACACGGCCAGCGTGCGCGTGATCCGGTGGCTCTCCGCGCGCGGGCTGCTCCTCGGCACGCCGGACAGCGCGGCGCTTCCGGCCCTGTACGCCGCGGCATCCCCCGACGCCCGCCCCGGCGCGCTGTACTCGCCGCGCGGACCGGGACGACTCGGCGGCGCCCCCGCGGAGCAAGAGCTCTACCGTCCGCTGCGCAGCGAGGCCGACGCCGCACGCCTCTGGTCGCTCTCGGAGGAGCTCACCGGGGTGCGCTTCCCCGCCTGA
- a CDS encoding helix-turn-helix transcriptional regulator: MAIDRTGLGDFLRRRRTALQPEDVGMSRGQRRRTEGLRREEVAALCHMSADYYARLERGDGPLPSEQMLASIAQGLHLTIDERDHLFRLAGHPPPPRGAESDHIGPGLLRVLDRLQDTAAEIVTELGETLRQTPLGIALTGDLLRFTGAERSIGFRWFSDPASRELYAPEDHAFLSRLWASGLREVVSRRGPGSRAAHLAELLLARSAEFREVWDRQEVGLRPAETKRFVHPEVGVLELTCQNLIDPFSSQSLLVYTAVPGSESHDKLALLSTLAPRVVR, encoded by the coding sequence GTGGCGATCGACAGGACCGGGCTCGGCGACTTCCTGCGCCGGCGCCGCACCGCGCTGCAGCCGGAGGACGTCGGCATGTCGCGCGGTCAGCGGCGCCGCACCGAGGGCCTGCGCCGCGAGGAGGTCGCGGCCCTGTGCCACATGTCGGCCGACTACTACGCGCGCCTCGAGCGCGGCGACGGTCCGCTGCCGTCCGAGCAGATGCTGGCCTCGATCGCCCAGGGGCTGCACCTCACGATCGACGAGCGCGACCACCTGTTCCGGCTCGCCGGTCACCCGCCGCCGCCGCGCGGGGCCGAGAGCGACCACATCGGCCCCGGTCTGCTGCGCGTGCTGGATCGGCTGCAGGACACCGCGGCCGAGATCGTGACCGAACTCGGCGAGACGCTGCGGCAGACGCCGCTCGGGATCGCCCTCACCGGCGATCTCCTGCGCTTCACCGGCGCCGAGCGCAGCATCGGCTTCCGGTGGTTCAGCGACCCGGCCTCCCGCGAGCTCTACGCACCCGAGGACCACGCCTTCCTGTCGCGACTGTGGGCCTCGGGGCTGCGGGAGGTCGTCTCGCGCCGCGGTCCCGGATCGCGCGCCGCCCACCTGGCCGAGCTGCTGCTGGCCCGCAGCGCGGAGTTCCGCGAGGTCTGGGATCGGCAGGAGGTCGGTCTGCGCCCGGCCGAGACCAAGCGGTTCGTGCACCCCGAGGTCGGCGTGCTGGAGCTGACGTGTCAGAACCTCATCGACCCGTTCTCGTCGCAGTCGCTCCTCGTCTACACGGCCGTGCCCGGCAGCGAGAGCCACGACAAGCTCGCGCTGCTCTCCACCCTCGCGCCGCGCGTCGTGCGCTGA
- a CDS encoding IS481 family transposase, which yields MSHANAALTPRARLRLARLIVEDGWPPSLAAKMFMVSPVTARKWAARFRAEGPTGMTDRSSRPRSMPARTPLPVVKKIVKARWRRRLGPVQIAGELGLPASTVHAVLVRCRINRLSHIDRVSGEPIRRYEHDHPGSLLHVDVTKFGNIPDGGGHRYVGRVQGERNREATATRLQSRNHRYEPRLGTAFVHTVIDDHSRVAYAEICSDEKADTAIGVLRRAVAWFADRGVRVKRVLSDNGSAYKSYAWRDTCTQLGITAKKTRPYRPQTNGKIERFHRTLADGWAYARFYGSEAERRAALPGWLHFYNHHRHHSAIGGPPISRIENNLPGHHS from the coding sequence ATGTCCCACGCTAACGCTGCCCTGACACCACGCGCTCGTCTTCGGCTGGCGCGCCTGATCGTCGAGGACGGCTGGCCGCCGTCCCTGGCGGCGAAGATGTTCATGGTCTCGCCCGTCACAGCCAGGAAGTGGGCTGCCCGGTTCCGAGCCGAGGGGCCGACCGGGATGACGGACCGATCGAGCCGCCCACGGTCGATGCCGGCGAGGACACCGCTGCCCGTGGTCAAGAAGATCGTGAAAGCGAGGTGGCGACGCCGTCTCGGCCCGGTCCAGATCGCTGGCGAGCTCGGTCTGCCCGCCTCGACCGTCCACGCAGTCCTGGTGCGATGCCGGATCAACAGACTCAGCCATATCGACCGGGTCAGCGGTGAGCCGATCCGCCGGTACGAGCATGATCATCCCGGCTCGCTGCTCCACGTCGACGTCACCAAGTTCGGCAACATCCCCGATGGCGGCGGGCACCGTTACGTCGGCCGAGTCCAGGGCGAGCGCAACCGCGAGGCCACCGCTACCCGTCTGCAGAGCCGGAACCACCGCTATGAGCCGCGCCTGGGCACCGCGTTCGTTCACACCGTCATCGACGACCACTCCCGCGTCGCCTACGCCGAGATCTGCTCGGACGAGAAAGCGGACACCGCGATCGGTGTCCTGCGCCGCGCCGTCGCCTGGTTCGCCGACCGTGGCGTCCGCGTCAAGCGTGTCCTCTCGGACAACGGCTCCGCCTACAAGTCATATGCCTGGCGCGATACCTGCACCCAGCTCGGAATCACGGCGAAGAAGACCCGCCCCTACCGGCCGCAGACGAATGGGAAGATCGAGCGGTTCCACCGCACCCTCGCCGATGGTTGGGCATATGCCCGGTTCTACGGATCAGAAGCCGAGCGCCGCGCGGCGCTTCCGGGTTGGTTGCACTTCTACAATCATCACAGGCACCACTCCGCGATCGGAGGCCCGCCTATCAGCAGGATCGAAAACAACCTACCTGGACATCACAGCTAG
- a CDS encoding Hsp20/alpha crystallin family protein, translated as MAMFFDPFRELDRVAQQMLDRQGPRLMPMDLYRDGDHYVLSADLPGIDPGSVDIDVDGQVLTIRAERTVRSDEGVSWITRERASGTFLRQLNLGQGIDTDAISARYENGVLSVLIPISEKAKPRKVEIQHGSEAPAITV; from the coding sequence ATGGCGATGTTCTTCGATCCTTTCCGTGAGCTGGACCGTGTGGCCCAGCAGATGCTCGATCGGCAGGGTCCGCGGCTGATGCCGATGGACCTGTACCGCGACGGCGACCACTACGTGCTCAGCGCCGACCTGCCGGGCATCGACCCCGGCAGCGTGGACATCGACGTCGACGGCCAGGTCCTCACCATCCGGGCCGAGCGCACCGTCCGCAGCGACGAGGGCGTCTCGTGGATCACCCGCGAGCGCGCCTCCGGCACGTTCCTGCGGCAGCTCAACCTCGGCCAGGGCATCGACACCGACGCGATCTCCGCCCGCTACGAGAACGGCGTGCTCAGCGTGCTCATCCCGATCAGCGAGAAGGCCAAGCCCCGCAAGGTCGAGATCCAGCACGGCTCGGAGGCGCCGGCGATCACGGTCTGA
- a CDS encoding DNA glycosylase AlkZ-like family protein, translated as MLTLSREEARRIAVRAQFLDAYRPESLLEVMDQLTGVQIDPTTAIARSQELVLWSRLGDAFSPADLAHALEVERTVAEHVTLLRPMADMGIVLAVADEWVHPSTRAWVEANAGFRDRILARLCAGGAQTTATLPNDPEVPYASTGWDDERNTGRMLEVLCLRGEVAVSGREGRRRLWDLAERVYPADLHVPPPDEARAIRDERRLLSLGIAREKPLRSPAEPSPLGPIGLEAVVEGVEGTWRVHPDVLGAEWAGDRAALLSPFDRMVYDRDRALDLFDFEYVLEMYKPAAQRRWGYFALPILVGDRLIGKLDAKADRKKGVLTINAVHEDIPFSPSDADAVDAEIAALADWLGLELRR; from the coding sequence ATGCTGACGCTGAGCCGCGAGGAGGCGCGCCGGATCGCCGTGCGCGCGCAGTTCCTCGACGCGTACCGGCCGGAGTCGCTGCTCGAGGTGATGGATCAGCTCACCGGGGTGCAGATCGATCCGACCACCGCGATCGCGCGCAGCCAGGAGCTCGTGCTGTGGTCGCGCCTCGGCGACGCCTTCAGCCCCGCCGACCTCGCCCACGCCCTCGAGGTGGAGCGCACGGTCGCCGAGCACGTCACGCTGCTGCGCCCGATGGCCGACATGGGGATTGTGCTCGCGGTCGCGGACGAGTGGGTCCACCCCTCCACGCGCGCGTGGGTCGAGGCGAACGCCGGATTCCGCGATCGGATCCTCGCCCGGCTGTGCGCGGGCGGCGCCCAGACGACGGCGACGCTGCCGAACGATCCGGAGGTGCCGTACGCCTCGACCGGATGGGACGACGAGCGCAACACCGGCCGGATGCTCGAGGTGCTGTGCCTGCGCGGTGAGGTGGCGGTGTCGGGGCGGGAGGGCCGGCGGCGGCTGTGGGATCTCGCCGAGCGCGTGTACCCGGCGGACCTGCACGTGCCGCCGCCGGACGAGGCCCGCGCGATCCGCGACGAGCGCCGCCTGCTGTCGCTGGGCATCGCGCGCGAGAAGCCGCTGCGGTCGCCTGCCGAGCCGTCGCCGCTCGGGCCGATCGGGCTCGAGGCCGTGGTCGAGGGCGTCGAGGGCACGTGGCGGGTGCATCCCGACGTCCTCGGCGCCGAATGGGCGGGCGATCGGGCCGCGCTGCTGTCGCCGTTCGACCGGATGGTCTACGACCGCGACCGCGCCCTCGACCTGTTCGACTTCGAGTACGTCCTCGAGATGTACAAGCCCGCGGCGCAGCGCCGGTGGGGCTACTTCGCGCTGCCGATCCTCGTGGGCGACCGCCTGATCGGCAAGCTCGATGCGAAGGCCGACCGCAAGAAGGGCGTGCTCACGATCAACGCCGTGCACGAGGACATCCCGTTCTCGCCGTCCGACGCCGACGCGGTCGACGCCGAGATCGCCGCGCTCGCCGACTGGCTCGGCCTCGAGCTGCGCCGCTGA
- a CDS encoding MFS transporter, with the protein MTTDVHAPAPASPAPRLLRNRAYLLLMTGLTARSLGMGIAGFAIPLVALAITGDVLSAGIISAVGGAGYLLATLPAGVVADRVDRRTLILIAAGVAGALWLTAAGALWMGALHPVHLAIVSFGSQVATAFVGPADDGGLRSVVPAEQMPAARATVEGRESVAALISGPVGGLLYAVSHALPLLGSAIGNLVAAIGAVLIRRPLNGDLGEARRTHPVAALVEGLRYVGSQPLFVVMIALAIVLNTASNGSTVAVTLDLADRGTDPFLIGLLSTMIGASLLIGSFLAPLIVQRVRTGVIVPACMAVMSLAFLAMAIFPTYGAILACYSVAYLLAPALNASIFSYAAVITPEQMQGRFSSVAALSGAASFPLAPLVGSGLLSGVGLATTLLVLALVLVGVAIALALFRPLTRIGTPDTWAAGAA; encoded by the coding sequence ATGACCACCGACGTGCACGCCCCGGCCCCCGCCTCCCCCGCGCCGCGGCTGCTGCGCAACCGCGCGTACCTGCTCCTGATGACCGGCCTCACGGCACGCTCGCTCGGCATGGGGATCGCGGGGTTCGCGATCCCGCTCGTGGCCCTCGCCATCACGGGCGACGTGCTCTCCGCCGGCATCATCTCGGCGGTCGGCGGGGCCGGCTACCTGCTCGCGACCCTCCCCGCCGGTGTCGTCGCCGATCGCGTCGACCGGCGCACGCTCATCCTCATCGCCGCCGGCGTGGCGGGAGCGCTCTGGCTCACCGCCGCGGGCGCCCTGTGGATGGGGGCGCTGCATCCGGTGCACCTGGCGATCGTGTCGTTCGGGTCGCAGGTCGCCACCGCGTTCGTCGGCCCGGCGGACGACGGCGGGTTGCGATCGGTCGTCCCGGCCGAGCAGATGCCCGCGGCGCGGGCCACCGTCGAGGGCCGTGAGTCGGTGGCGGCGCTGATCTCCGGGCCGGTCGGCGGGCTGCTCTACGCCGTGTCGCACGCCCTGCCGCTGCTCGGCTCGGCGATCGGCAACCTCGTCGCCGCGATCGGAGCGGTGCTCATCCGCCGCCCGCTCAACGGCGACCTCGGCGAGGCGCGGCGCACGCACCCTGTCGCGGCGCTGGTCGAGGGGCTGCGGTACGTCGGCTCCCAGCCCCTGTTCGTCGTGATGATCGCCCTCGCGATCGTCCTCAACACCGCCAGCAACGGCTCGACGGTCGCCGTGACCCTCGACCTCGCCGACCGCGGCACCGATCCGTTCCTCATCGGCCTGCTCAGCACGATGATCGGCGCCTCGCTGCTGATCGGCTCCTTCCTCGCGCCGCTGATCGTCCAGCGGGTGCGCACGGGCGTGATCGTGCCCGCGTGCATGGCCGTGATGTCGCTCGCCTTCCTGGCCATGGCGATCTTCCCCACGTACGGCGCGATCCTCGCCTGCTACTCCGTCGCCTACCTGCTGGCCCCGGCCCTGAACGCGTCGATCTTCTCCTACGCCGCCGTGATCACCCCGGAGCAGATGCAGGGCCGCTTTTCGTCGGTGGCCGCCCTGTCGGGCGCCGCCTCGTTCCCCCTCGCGCCCCTCGTCGGCTCCGGCCTGCTCTCGGGTGTCGGCCTCGCGACGACGCTCCTCGTGCTCGCGCTGGTCCTCGTGGGCGTGGCGATCGCCCTGGCCCTGTTCCGACCGCTCACCCGCATCGGCACCCCCGACACCTGGGCCGCCGGCGCGGCGTGA
- a CDS encoding ArsR/SmtB family transcription factor gives MAKEYQPFEVTEVAMMRALAHPVRQQILAELVSRRQGRAADLADALELPANSVSFHLRTLAKAGLIVEAPELARDKRDRVWKPLSTDGYTLTDSSPGIPMVTAPVMRWLRALFAGDDAAFLGEKDETVHVVSVSQGPMTKEEAQEFLDEVNELIRRRGERLRDARDEDRSVARPMYQTVFALGPLLRSRRETDGSREKA, from the coding sequence ATGGCGAAGGAGTACCAGCCGTTCGAGGTCACCGAGGTCGCGATGATGCGCGCCCTCGCCCACCCCGTCCGGCAGCAGATCCTCGCCGAGCTCGTGAGCAGGCGGCAGGGGCGTGCCGCCGACCTGGCCGACGCGCTCGAGCTGCCGGCGAACTCCGTGAGCTTCCACCTGCGCACGCTCGCCAAGGCGGGGCTGATCGTCGAGGCGCCGGAGCTTGCGCGCGACAAGCGCGATCGCGTCTGGAAGCCGCTGTCGACCGACGGCTACACCCTCACCGACTCCTCGCCGGGTATTCCCATGGTGACGGCGCCGGTCATGCGCTGGCTTCGCGCCCTCTTCGCCGGCGACGATGCGGCCTTCCTCGGCGAGAAGGACGAGACGGTCCACGTCGTCAGCGTGAGCCAGGGGCCCATGACGAAGGAAGAGGCACAGGAGTTCCTCGACGAGGTGAACGAGCTGATCCGCCGCCGCGGCGAACGGCTGCGCGACGCGCGGGACGAGGATCGCAGCGTCGCGCGTCCGATGTATCAGACGGTCTTCGCGCTGGGCCCGCTGCTGCGCTCGCGCCGCGAGACGGACGGTTCGCGAGAAAAGGCCTGA
- the rpsF gene encoding 30S ribosomal protein S6 — MAILQPEIDERQVPTILDKFLKVITDADGTIDNVDVWGKRRLAYEIQKKNEGIYAVVNFTATSAATQELDRQLGLSEQFMRTKVLRAEEAIAMVASEAKRAEAKAARKTAAKA; from the coding sequence ATGGCTATTCTTCAGCCGGAGATCGACGAGCGCCAGGTTCCCACGATTCTCGACAAGTTCCTGAAGGTCATCACGGATGCTGATGGCACGATCGACAACGTCGACGTCTGGGGCAAGCGCCGTCTCGCTTACGAGATCCAGAAGAAGAACGAGGGCATCTACGCCGTCGTCAACTTCACCGCGACCAGCGCCGCCACGCAGGAGCTGGACCGCCAGCTCGGCCTGAGCGAGCAGTTCATGCGCACCAAGGTGCTGCGCGCCGAGGAGGCCATCGCGATGGTCGCTTCCGAGGCCAAGCGTGCGGAGGCCAAGGCCGCGCGCAAGACGGCGGCGAAGGCCTAA
- a CDS encoding single-stranded DNA-binding protein, producing the protein MAGETVITVVGNLTADPELRYTNNGVPVANFTIASTPRTFDRASGEWKDGEALFLRASVWREFAEHVAGSLTKGMRVIAQGRLSQRSYQDREGNQRTAIELEVDEIGPSLRFATAQVTRAASGGGRGGQQFGGGQPRQQVSEEPWATPGSAGADAWSTPGSFGDDTPF; encoded by the coding sequence ATGGCCGGCGAAACCGTCATCACCGTTGTGGGGAACCTCACCGCGGACCCCGAGCTTCGGTACACGAACAACGGCGTCCCCGTGGCGAACTTCACGATCGCCTCGACACCGCGCACGTTCGATCGCGCGTCGGGCGAGTGGAAGGACGGCGAAGCCCTCTTCCTCCGTGCGAGCGTGTGGCGCGAGTTCGCCGAGCACGTGGCCGGATCGCTGACGAAGGGCATGCGCGTCATCGCGCAGGGCCGCCTGAGCCAGCGTTCCTACCAGGACCGCGAGGGCAACCAGCGCACCGCGATCGAGCTGGAGGTCGACGAGATCGGCCCCTCGCTCCGCTTCGCGACCGCGCAGGTGACCCGTGCCGCCTCCGGCGGCGGACGCGGTGGCCAGCAGTTCGGCGGCGGGCAGCCCCGCCAGCAGGTGTCGGAGGAGCCGTGGGCGACTCCGGGATCGGCCGGAGCCGACGCATGGAGCACCCCGGGGTCGTTCGGCGACGACACCCCGTTCTGA
- the rpsR gene encoding 30S ribosomal protein S18, producing the protein MAGKSSGDRRKPRKGAKNAAPAKSIRVGVIDYKDVATLRKFISERGKIRARRITGVSVQEQRLIAKAIKNAREMALLPYAGAGR; encoded by the coding sequence ATGGCTGGAAAGTCGAGCGGCGACCGCCGCAAGCCGCGGAAGGGCGCGAAGAACGCCGCCCCCGCGAAGTCGATCCGGGTCGGCGTCATTGACTACAAGGACGTCGCGACCCTTCGCAAGTTCATCTCGGAGCGCGGCAAGATCCGCGCCCGTCGCATCACCGGCGTCTCGGTGCAGGAGCAGCGTCTGATCGCGAAGGCGATCAAGAACGCTCGCGAGATGGCTCTCCTGCCCTACGCAGGCGCGGGCCGGTAA
- the rplI gene encoding 50S ribosomal protein L9 produces MSKLILTNEVDGLGSAGDVVEVKDGYARNYLIPQGFAVAWTRGGEKQVAQIRAAREARAIATHDEAEALKAKLAEGKVKLAVKAGAEGRLFGSVKTADIAAAVSEAGLGELDKRKITIPTAIKTVGEHEALVRLHDEVTAVITLQVVALKK; encoded by the coding sequence ATGTCGAAGCTGATTCTCACGAACGAGGTCGACGGCCTGGGCAGCGCCGGAGACGTGGTCGAGGTCAAGGACGGGTACGCCCGTAACTACCTCATCCCCCAGGGCTTCGCCGTGGCGTGGACGCGCGGTGGCGAGAAGCAGGTGGCGCAGATCCGCGCCGCCCGCGAGGCCCGCGCGATCGCGACCCACGACGAGGCCGAGGCGCTCAAGGCCAAGCTGGCCGAGGGCAAGGTCAAGCTGGCCGTCAAGGCCGGCGCCGAGGGCCGCCTGTTCGGCTCGGTCAAGACCGCGGACATCGCCGCGGCCGTGTCCGAGGCCGGCCTGGGCGAGCTGGACAAGCGCAAGATCACCATCCCGACCGCCATCAAGACGGTCGGCGAGCACGAGGCCCTCGTTCGTCTGCACGACGAGGTGACCGCCGTGATCACCCTCCAGGTGGTCGCTCTCAAGAAGTAA
- a CDS encoding chaplin family protein, whose protein sequence is MNAFVKRALLGTLLAGGITLLGATVANAAETSGEEGLLSGTQTLVDVTVPVTVSGSSVSVIGDSSTDGSTTAPAPAPEPAAAPAPAPTTSGEDGTASGTQAIVSVEVPITVSGNAISVAGDSTSTDAAQQTAPAEPPTDGGTTSGEDGVVSGTQAVADVGAPVTVGGNAISVIGDSQTTDATTDVAPSGGSSDDGATTDGTDAVAGGTQVVAPVDAPVTVGGNAISVVGDSTSTGADTAVPPAAGGGEAATGGDDSLLGGTQVVAPIAAPITLGGNAISVVGDSTTTDASTPTVPTDPTDPTDPTDPTDPTDPTDPTDPTDPTDPTDPVDPTDPAGSGGSDGPGQPAGGATVVGTVAGATGGAATVTAAPAGLEVSGTLASTGGGVAAPVLALTALLLAAGVMLTRRRTV, encoded by the coding sequence ATGAACGCATTCGTCAAGCGCGCCCTCCTGGGCACGCTTCTGGCCGGCGGCATCACGCTGCTCGGCGCAACGGTCGCGAACGCGGCCGAGACCAGCGGCGAGGAGGGGCTGCTCTCGGGCACCCAGACCCTCGTCGACGTCACCGTGCCCGTCACCGTCTCGGGCAGCTCCGTCTCCGTCATCGGCGACTCGTCGACCGACGGCTCCACCACGGCACCGGCGCCCGCTCCGGAACCGGCCGCGGCTCCGGCCCCCGCTCCCACGACGAGCGGTGAGGACGGGACCGCATCCGGGACGCAGGCGATCGTGTCGGTGGAGGTGCCGATCACCGTGAGCGGCAACGCCATCTCGGTGGCGGGCGACAGCACGTCGACCGACGCTGCTCAGCAGACGGCTCCGGCCGAACCGCCCACCGACGGCGGCACCACGTCGGGAGAGGACGGCGTGGTGTCGGGCACGCAGGCGGTGGCCGATGTCGGCGCACCGGTCACCGTGGGCGGCAACGCCATCTCCGTGATCGGCGACAGCCAGACCACCGACGCCACCACCGACGTCGCCCCGAGCGGCGGCTCGAGCGACGACGGCGCCACGACCGACGGCACCGACGCCGTCGCCGGCGGCACCCAGGTGGTCGCACCGGTCGACGCGCCCGTCACCGTGGGCGGCAACGCCATCTCCGTCGTCGGCGACAGCACCTCGACGGGCGCCGACACGGCGGTTCCGCCCGCGGCGGGCGGCGGCGAGGCGGCGACGGGCGGCGACGACTCGCTGCTCGGCGGCACCCAGGTGGTCGCACCGATCGCGGCGCCGATCACGCTGGGCGGCAACGCGATCTCGGTGGTGGGCGACAGCACCACCACCGACGCGAGCACGCCGACCGTGCCGACGGACCCGACGGATCCCACGGACCCGACCGACCCCACGGATCCCACGGATCCCACGGATCCGACCGATCCGACGGATCCCACCGACCCCACGGACCCTGTCGACCCGACCGACCCGGCCGGTAGCGGCGGGTCCGACGGGCCGGGTCAGCCGGCCGGCGGGGCGACGGTCGTCGGCACGGTCGCGGGCGCGACCGGCGGCGCCGCGACGGTGACGGCCGCTCCGGCGGGGCTCGAGGTCTCCGGCACGCTGGCGTCCACGGGTGGCGGGGTCGCGGCCCCCGTGCTGGCGCTCACCGCGCTGCTGCTGGCGGCGGGGGTGATGCTCACGCGGCGCCGCACGGTCTAG